A DNA window from Ovis aries strain OAR_USU_Benz2616 breed Rambouillet chromosome 7, ARS-UI_Ramb_v3.0, whole genome shotgun sequence contains the following coding sequences:
- the EID1 gene encoding EP300-interacting inhibitor of differentiation 1, translating into MSEMNELSELYEESNDLQMDVIPGESDLPHMEVGGGSRELSPNPSRAGAPPQLEEEGPMEEEATQPMAEPQGPRGLASRPSPGEQPGQIAGPDFESEDEGEEFDVWEDDYDYPEEEPLSGAGYRVSAALEEANKMFLRTSRAREAALDGGFQMHYEKTPFDQLAFIEELFSLMVVNRLTEELGCDEIIDRE; encoded by the coding sequence ATGTCTGAAATGAACGAGCTGTCCGAGCTCTATGAGGAGAGCAACGATCTGCAGATGGATGTGATTCCTGGTGAGAGTGACCTTCCGCATATGGAGGTAGGCGGCGGGAGCCGGGAGCTATCCCCGAACCCCTCCCGCGCCGGGGCCCCGCCACAACTGGAGGAGGAAGGCCCAATGGAGGAGGAGGCGACCCAGCCAATGGCGGAGCCACAGGGGCCCCGAGGCCTCGCTAGCCGGCCCAGCCCTGGGGAGCAGCCAGGCCAGATCGCGGGCCCTGATTTCGAGAGCGAGGACGAGGGCGAGGAATTCGATGTCTGGGAGGACGACTATGACTATCCTGAAGAGGAGCCGCTCAGTGGTGCGGGCTACAGAGTTTCAGCGGCCCTTGAAGAAGCCAACAAGATGTTTCTGAGAACCTCCAGAGCCAGAGAAGCAGCTCTGGATGGCGGGTTTCAGATGCATTATGAGAAGACCCCGTTTGATCAATTGGCTTTTATCGAAGAGCTTTTTTCACTTATGGTTGTCAATCGTCTGACCGAAGAACTCGGCTGTGATGAGATCATTGACAGAGAGTAG